A region of the Litchfieldia alkalitelluris genome:
AACACAACGATATTTTCCTTTGGAGCACCAGTTGTTTCTGAAACAGCTGCAGTTACTTTTTCTGCGAGAGCCTTCTTTTGGTCTTCAGTACGTCCTTCTAGCATTTTTACAGTTACGTATGGCATGAGCATTTTCTCCTTTTTTAACTAAATAGTATAGTCATTATTTTATCTTATCTACAGCTATATTGTATACTAATGGTAATCTAGAAATGAAAAGGAG
Encoded here:
- a CDS encoding 2-hydroxymuconate tautomerase, translated to MPYVTVKMLEGRTEDQKKALAEKVTAAVSETTGAPKENIVVFIEEMTKNNYAVGGKRLSDQ